The Methanobrevibacter sp. region ATCCGGGAGCAACACATACCCGATTCGAACATTCGATTGGAACAATGAACTTAGGGTCAAAACTTGCTGAAGAACTTGAACTTGAAAAAGAAGAAATCGAATTAATTAGAACCTCAGCATTATTGCATGATATTGGCCATGGTCCATTTTCACATGTCTCTGAAGGAGTATTGTCTGTTCCCCATGAAGAATTAACAAAGCATGTCATTACCAAGACTCCTATGAGGGATCTGCTCGAAGAAAAATTTAATGTTAATGAAATTGCAGACATTATTAATGGAAAAGGATATTTGGGTCCGATTGTTTCTGGTGAACTTGATGTGGACAGAATGGATTATCTTTTAAGAGATTCTCACAACACAGGAGTTGCCTACGGAATTATAGACTATGAAAGAATCATATCCAATTTAAAATTAGAGGATGGGCTGATATTGGATATCAAAGGTGTTCAAGCTGCTGAAGGAGCTCTTGTTTCTAGATATTTCATGTATCCAAGCGTTTATCAGCACCATACAACCAGAATTGTCAACTCGATGTTTAGAAGAGCGCTTAAAAGAATAATTGATGAAAAAATAATCAATGAGAAAGACATTTACAAGTATGATGACGCAGACATTATTGGGATATTCAGACACTGCGATAATGAATTTGCAAATGACATTATGCACAGACTGGATACAAGACAAATAATGAAGAGAGTCAAAACAATCAGGTTAAATAATTTCAAGTATCCTGAAAAAATGTATAGAATCGAGGCAGATGAATTAAGAAAGGTTGAAGAAGAAATTGCCGAAGATTATAATCTTGACAAAGATTATGTTTACATAAATATTGCTGAATATCCTCGTTTTGATGAAATGAAAACTCAGGTCAACTTAGATGGAAAATTATACCCGTTAACTGAGATTTCAAATATAATAGGAGCATTGAGTAAAGCAAGATTTAATATACCTGACATCAGCGTTTATGTGGAGGACAGCAAAAAATCCCTGTTTGAAAAGTTCAAATTAGAAAATTATCTTGAATTGCCGGAAATTGATAGAGAAAAATTCCATGGAATTCATTATGACCAAATTAAATTAATTTAGAGGAAAAAAATATGATTGTTGTTGGAATTACAGGAGCAAGTGGAGCAATATATGGAATAAGACTGCTTGAATCCCTTAAAGAACTAAATATTGAAACTTCATTAGTAATTAGCGATTTGGGCAAGGTCGTTATAGAATCAGAAACAGATTACTCAGCAGAAGATGTAATTAACTTAGCAGATAACTATTATAATTTTCATGACCTGACCGCTTCCATAAATAGCGGTTCATTTAAAACCGACGGTTTAGTTATAGTGCCGTGTACGATGAAAACTTTATCTTCAATAGCTCATGGATATGGGTCAAACACCATAACACGGGTGGCAGATGTTAGTTTAAAAGAAAAAAGACCTACCATCATTGTTCCCCGTGAAACTCCTCTCAGAAGCGTTCATTTAAAAAACATGCTGACTTTATCACAAGAAGGAGCTACGATTTTACCTGCAATGCCCGGTTTTTATTCAAATCCTAAAACGATTGATGACCAGATTGATTTTATTGTTGGAAAAATTTTAGACTCTTTAAAAGTTGAAAATAATTTATTTGAAAGGTGGGAATAAATGTTAGAAGATAAGGATTTTATCAAATCCTGTGATGTGCCGGGACCTACAAAAGAAGCTATCAGAGCCATAATTCTTTATAAATCTGGAGTAACATCAGAAGACAAAGTTGTGGATTGCGGATGCGGAACCGGAGGGATTACCTGTGAATTTGCCCAAAGAGCAGGTGAAGTAATATCTATCGATAAGAATCACGAAGCTATCGGCATGACTTCAAAAAACCTTAAAAAGTTTGGTCTTGGAGACAATGTTACATTAATTAATGATGACGGGGCAAATGCCCTGAAAGATATTGAAGATATTGACATAGCTGTTGTGGGGGGCAGCGGTCAGGAGCTTGAAAATATCTTAGAGATAATTCATGGAAATCTTAACTCAAAAGGCAGAATAATTATTACAGCCATTTTAGTCGATACTAAAGTTGAAGCCATAAATAAACTCAAAGATTTAGGATATAATCCGAAAATAATGGAAATCAATGTTTCAAATGGAAGAGTTCTCGATCGTGGAGTTTTAATGATTAGCGAAAACCCGATAGCCATCATCACTGCTAAGAAAAGATAAATATTATTTGGAGATTATAAAATGGATGATCATAAACGTTGGAAAATAAAATTTTCAATTTTAATGGTAATATTAATAATTATTATATACGGATCAAATTACCTTGTATTGGGAGACGGAGAGCATATCATATCATATGTATGGACACATTTAGGTTTTATTCCTGTGGACATACTTATTGTAGCATTTTTACTTGAAGAGATTATTGAAAAAAAGGAAAAAGAAGCAGTGTTTGAAAAATTGGACATGCTTATGAGCACTTTCTTTTCTGAGGTCGGCAATGAATTGATAAGCCAGTTAAATGAGGTAAACAAGTATAAAACCACTACTGAAAATTTAAAAACAATCAAAACATGGACTGATAAGGACTATGAAAATAAACTCAATGAACTTAAAAGTTCACATATCAACTTTTTAGCTGATGTCGCTTCAGAAAATAGGGAAGAATTCCTTGAGAATTTAAGAGATTTGCTTGCTGATAAAAGAGAGTTTATTATAAATTTAATAAACAATCCGAATCTGCTTGAAAAAGAGGAATTTACTAACTTGATGAATTCCATTCTTCATTTGGATGAAGAATTAGAACACAGAAAAGATTTGGCTTTGGTAAATGAAAGTGATTTTCAACATTTGAATGTGGATATGGACAGGGTTTATAATATATTAATCCGTGAGTGGATTTACTATCTGAAATATCTTAACAAGAATTATCCTTATATGATTGCATTGATGATACGCACCAATCCCTTTGATAAAGATGCAAGCGTATACGTAACCGAGTAGACAGACGGCGATTCAATATGAGCAGTGAAGCTAATAATGAAAATATTAAATCCTGCATCATTTTATGTGGAGGTCAGAGCAGAAGAATGGGTCGGGATAAAGGATCAATGATTATTCGAAATAAACCTATGATAAAACACATCCTTTCCACTTTAAACCATCATATTGATGAAGCCATAATCGTTTTAAATGACAGAGACAGGATTGACAAATATAAAAAATTCATTAACCCCGATGACTACGCATATACAATAACATTTTTAGAAGATAAAATTAAAAATAAAGGGCCAATGCCTGGAATTATGACCGGCCTTTCACAAATTAAAGGAGAATATGGATTGATTCTGCCTTGTGATAGTCCATTTGTTTCACCAAACTATATCGCCACTATATTCTCACAAATAGACAACGATTATCAGGCCATTGTTCCATATCACGATGAAAAAAATAAATTAAAAACATCAGAACCTCTTCATTCCATTTACAATAAAAATATTATTTCTGAAATTGAAAAATTAGTAGATGAAGATACCCTGCACATCAAAGGACTGATAGAAAAAGTAGAAACGAAATTTGTTTTAATTGATAATGAAAAAATAGAAAAAAAAGAATTTAGAAATCTTAACCGTCCGGAAGACATTTAAAGATTTTCTATTAACTCTTTTACTTTACTAACTGCAGTATTTACACAGTATAAGATATCGTCTTTTGCCAATGGTTCTTTTCCACCTTTTTGCATTGAGCAAATATGGCCGTCTTTAGTAACACCAACATTTAAACGTGCGCTAGCAACTCTTTCTTCATCTAAAGTTGGGTCGATAACCATTTTGTCTGCAATTTTAACAAAGGTGCATAAAGCCAACTCATTGTTAATTGGCAAATCAAAAGTTTCATCTTCACTAAGAACAACTTCATCATCAACAATACTTGCAACAGGCAATTTAGTAGATTTAAGAGCAGCCATAACAGCCAATTCGCATGCATCAAAAAGATTTCCGCAATTATCAATAATATGCAAATCAACGAACAACATCCAAACGTGTTTTCCCTCTTCAATACATAGTTTGTCCAAATCTATTAATTCGCTTTCACGAATACCCCTATCAACTACACGTGCAAGTTCTATTGAGTCTTCACTAGGTGGTCCAGGTTCAAATGTAGGATCCGCCATAGGCAACATTTCACAATTTGCCATTAAAACCCCTAAATCAGGAGTATCTGGGAATGGAGATCCGATTTGTGGTTTAATTCCAACAATAACTTGAGTTCCGCCAAGTTTTACGCGAGCAGAACCTTCAGCTTTAGAAATAACATCAGTTTCAATAGAAATATCCCTATATTCAGTTAAAGACCTGCCATCTTCTCTTTTATCATTTTCGATAAGGTCAGCAATACTTTGTCTTGTAATTTCCGGTATTATATCCATATTATCCACTCACTATTCTGTAGAATATTTATTCATTAAAGCTTCTTTTTGAATTTCACTAACTTTAAGACAACCGTCAATAGCCAAATCAATAGCTTTCTGGAATTCTTCTTCAGTTAAATTACCGTCACTTTGCAATAAAGTAATTTCACCAGTTCTAGGCATTATGGCTACAGGAACATCAGCTTCACCTTCTTTATCTTCATATTCAGATAAATCAATGACAACTTCCCCATCAACTTTACCTGCAGCACATCCCACAACAATATCCTTCATAGGAATTCCTGCATCAACAAGTGCAACGGAAGCTGCAGTAATTCCTGCACAACGGGTTCCGCCTTCAGCTTCGATTACTTCTATATAAACATCAATCATTGAACGAGGATAATTTTCCAATAATAAGGCCGGCCTTAATGCATCAGCTGTAATTTTAGAAATTTCAGATGATCTCCTGTCCGGTCCAGGTCTTTTTCTATCATCTACTGAAAATGGAGCCATGTTATACCT contains the following coding sequences:
- a CDS encoding HD domain-containing protein codes for the protein MGEKKKFIRDSVYGDINLNYFEVKIMDMPQFQRLRRIKQLGLISLIYPGATHTRFEHSIGTMNLGSKLAEELELEKEEIELIRTSALLHDIGHGPFSHVSEGVLSVPHEELTKHVITKTPMRDLLEEKFNVNEIADIINGKGYLGPIVSGELDVDRMDYLLRDSHNTGVAYGIIDYERIISNLKLEDGLILDIKGVQAAEGALVSRYFMYPSVYQHHTTRIVNSMFRRALKRIIDEKIINEKDIYKYDDADIIGIFRHCDNEFANDIMHRLDTRQIMKRVKTIRLNNFKYPEKMYRIEADELRKVEEEIAEDYNLDKDYVYINIAEYPRFDEMKTQVNLDGKLYPLTEISNIIGALSKARFNIPDISVYVEDSKKSLFEKFKLENYLELPEIDREKFHGIHYDQIKLI
- a CDS encoding UbiX family flavin prenyltransferase; the encoded protein is MIVVGITGASGAIYGIRLLESLKELNIETSLVISDLGKVVIESETDYSAEDVINLADNYYNFHDLTASINSGSFKTDGLVIVPCTMKTLSSIAHGYGSNTITRVADVSLKEKRPTIIVPRETPLRSVHLKNMLTLSQEGATILPAMPGFYSNPKTIDDQIDFIVGKILDSLKVENNLFERWE
- the cbiT gene encoding precorrin-6Y C5,15-methyltransferase (decarboxylating) subunit CbiT codes for the protein MLEDKDFIKSCDVPGPTKEAIRAIILYKSGVTSEDKVVDCGCGTGGITCEFAQRAGEVISIDKNHEAIGMTSKNLKKFGLGDNVTLINDDGANALKDIEDIDIAVVGGSGQELENILEIIHGNLNSKGRIIITAILVDTKVEAINKLKDLGYNPKIMEINVSNGRVLDRGVLMISENPIAIITAKKR
- a CDS encoding molybdenum cofactor guanylyltransferase yields the protein MSSEANNENIKSCIILCGGQSRRMGRDKGSMIIRNKPMIKHILSTLNHHIDEAIIVLNDRDRIDKYKKFINPDDYAYTITFLEDKIKNKGPMPGIMTGLSQIKGEYGLILPCDSPFVSPNYIATIFSQIDNDYQAIVPYHDEKNKLKTSEPLHSIYNKNIISEIEKLVDEDTLHIKGLIEKVETKFVLIDNEKIEKKEFRNLNRPEDI
- the rrp42 gene encoding exosome complex protein Rrp42, which encodes MDIIPEITRQSIADLIENDKREDGRSLTEYRDISIETDVISKAEGSARVKLGGTQVIVGIKPQIGSPFPDTPDLGVLMANCEMLPMADPTFEPGPPSEDSIELARVVDRGIRESELIDLDKLCIEEGKHVWMLFVDLHIIDNCGNLFDACELAVMAALKSTKLPVASIVDDEVVLSEDETFDLPINNELALCTFVKIADKMVIDPTLDEERVASARLNVGVTKDGHICSMQKGGKEPLAKDDILYCVNTAVSKVKELIENL
- the rrp41 gene encoding exosome complex exonuclease Rrp41 gives rise to the protein MMSEFIRNDGRKFDELRPVKIEAGVLERADGSAYLEFGGNKILAAVYGPRESYIRRLLEPNTGVIRCRYNMAPFSVDDRKRPGPDRRSSEISKITADALRPALLLENYPRSMIDVYIEVIEAEGGTRCAGITAASVALVDAGIPMKDIVVGCAAGKVDGEVVIDLSEYEDKEGEADVPVAIMPRTGEITLLQSDGNLTEEEFQKAIDLAIDGCLKVSEIQKEALMNKYSTE